The region GAAGCAGTGTGTGGGCGGGGCTCACTGTTGCTTGGAGCGCCAGAGGCGCGAGGTGATGGATCCCAGTGAGAGGCCCTGTTTGTTCTGCTGGGAGAGCGCAGTCAAtcgctcctcctcctgctggaAGACACGCCCCAACGCACAGTTATACGCTAACCCTTTGATCCTATACACAAAGATACACGCTAATCATTGGTTTCTACACACTGAATTACATGCTCACAGTTTGTTCCAAGACACCAAATTACATGCTAGCCATTGGCTTCTACACACCAAATTACACACTAACCGTTTGCTTCTACACACCAAATTACACGCTAGCCGTTTTATTCTATACACCAAATTACACGCCAACTATTTTAGTACACCGAATTACACGCTAACAGTTTTAGTACACTGAATTACACGCTAACCATTTGATtttatacaccaaatgacaggcTAAACATTTGTTGCTatacactgaactacacactaaCCGTTTGATCCTATACAGCAAAATACATGCAAACCATTAATTTCTAAACACCAAATTACACActaacagtttgttttattacaCTAACCATTTCAGTACACTGAATTACACGATAACCGTTTGTTTTAGTACACCAAATTATATGCTAACCATTTGACTTCATACACCAAATTGCACACAACCATTTGATCCTATACAGCAAAACACATGCAAACCATTAATTTCTATACACTGAATTACACCTTAACTGTTTTATACACCAAATTACACGCTAACCGTTTGATTCTATACACCAAATTACACGCCAACAGTTTGTCTTAGAATAAACCGTAACCACGGAGTTCAGTTTACTAATACACTAGTGTACACACAAaccgtttattttaatttagtgaAATGCAGCTTGGACCAATCAGTGAAGGGTGCGTTATGCTCCTCCCCCTACCTGTGCCAGCTGAGCCTGTCTGCGTTTGAAGGCGTCGATGGGGTCGTCCTCCAGGGCGTAGTTCTCCAGCACGGAGCGCACGTCCCCCACCCCGCTCAGAGCGATGGCTGAGGAGGATGACACAAGTtagtaaacaaacaaacgaaAGCTCTTCTCAAACCAGATTTGACAGCCATTAATCCACAGACGACAGTAGaaatgactttcaaagatggtggACGTTCAACACGGTTTTTTAACTGTCAAACTTGGACCAGGATCCAGATCTTGGCCAAACTGTATCTCTTGATAGACTTTATTGGAATGAAGACATCCTGGCGTTATCTACCAAATTCCACCCGCTGCAAAATCAACATTCTGGATCGGATCTGTACGAAACTCAACATTTTGATAGAGGTCACAAACCGAcatcaatccaccaaatttgaatgaaatcaaAACTTATTTAAACTGAAATTTTTGAAAGTTGTAACTGGGTTTTCTAATGTTAATTTCAAAAAATCCCTGAGTCAGCTatctggatcagatccagatGCTGTTTGGTCAGATGTTGCATGTCATAGCCTTACATCATCCTGCAAAATCTTGAAGGAATCCACGAAGATCTGACAGAGATATGAGTTTGAGAAATTCTGCCCCATGTTAAAGATCGGGAATTTTacgatttttgatattttttgagACCTTGATCTTGACACATTATCGTGTACACAAAGACACATACAAACATACCCTTGAGGAAGTTGGCCAGGTCGTAGAGCGTACGATCGTCAGAGTTTCCGTCCCACTTCTTCAGAGCCATCCCGTTAAACGGCTGCAGACTGAACGCTTCACGTTTACAATCGACCACGATCACCTTAGAGCTGTCACGGTTCAGACACGATATgtcctacacacacacgtacacacatttACAGGTACGTACACACGCACAGGTACGCACGCGCACTAGCTAACCTGTTGCTCAActtttaatttcaacatttagTTAGAATGTTGGTATAAATAGTTCAGTGGAAAATATGGCTCCAGGACTAATTAATGACATTAGTTcagttttaaatgtacaaacacaTTAATGACAGTGTTTGTTCTCTCTAAACACTGAACGATgagaatcatcatcatcatcaaatatTCAAAGATGATCAAACTAACAGatgaggaataataataatcctgcAGACGTCTGATCCTGAAGGATGCAGGGCAGCGCAAcaatagaagaagaaacaacatgacaacaataGAATAAGAAGCGTTAATAGACGAGAATTAAAACAAAGAGCATTATTTCATAACCTTTGATTGAgatggggtgtgtgtgtgtgtgtggctgaggTCGAGCATCAGGAACTTTCTCTGAGGAGCATCTGCCACTTATCGTTATGGAGATGAGACTTAACATGTGTCTTCTGTGAGAATAAGGTTAAGCAGCTCCTTAGAGGGGGAGgggccctgtgtgtgtgtgtgtgtgtgtgtgtgtgtggcgcctCCTGCTGTGACGGCGTTTAGCAGTGTAATATGAGGTTAATTTCAGACGTCTGTCACTTCAGGAGAAAACAACGCTCGTCTGCGGACATAGTTggattttcacaataaaaggtgAAAAGTTTCCCTCAGATTAAAGATGCTCAATGGATtaattgatgttttattttacgATGCAGTGATGGACAGTCATGTGTGTaacattaatacatttattattattaaaagtgcAATaggtaactcttataaaagtgactcaaactgtcactatgtaaagacAGCATTACAATGAACTagtaatctgtaaaaaaaaaaaaaaaaaaaaaaaaccaggtcCTGCCTACTGCTCCAACTGCAAATTGCCAGAATCCATCGCGATTGAGCAAAATAATTGATCAGATCCAGGTTTGTGTTTGACAGCTGTCAATCACAGCTCCCGCCCCCTTCCTCTcagctagcgttagcatcaaCAGCTTACGCGGTAAAGACAATGAGTAAAAAGAGGAAGCAAGAAGAAAGAAATGCTAACCAGAAAGAGTCCTGTCCACACGTAGCAGGGAATCTAACAGATATTTTTCCTCATCTACACGCAACTGgagtttttttcatgaaaaacgAAGGTTTATAAAAACTCCGACCAAAGTGTGAATTTGAGGAAAACGGCGGTTATGCGTTTGGGTGTGGACACTGATAACCGGAGTTTTTAGTTTCCAAACATCACGGGGACTTCGCTGGTCCTGATGTTGGTGCGGGTTTCTCTGCTGTGCAGTCGCTCCGACGGGTACTGCAGGCCTTAATGATGCGTTGAGCAACATGGTCAGAAACCCACCCTGCTGCAGCACCCTGAACAACACAGCCCTGCTGTGCCTGGGGAGTCCCAAGCGGCCGCACGCCATCTGCACCAGCTACACTCCCCGGTGGCCCGCTGTATGGACATGGCGGGCTCCCACGTGGACCAGGTCTCAAACATTGTTAGGCAGGTGTGCAAAGCTCTAACGGTGGACTGGGAACCCAATATATAAAGCTGTCAACCACAGAGAGTGACGTCCATTCACTTGTGGAGAACACatttatgtggttttgtgtgaacgtaccttttttttttttttttttttttttttttttttttttttttaaaacagaggATGGTGGatattaggggtgtgaaaaaaaaattgatttcacgatatatcgcaatttttttggGTGCCTATttcaaatcgatttttttatttcgatttttacatttttttttctgatatttaatcaatatttttgcaatatttcagtggttccAATGCTTTCAATGTATTGCAATGGtttcttgattttatgatggcagtatttatgttattattcactttattttcatataatctgttcagatcagtgtttaaactgacacaaaaaactattttttcttatttttgtgcattgtcagtaactcagggtgttttatccttaatgttctcacttacagttgttacaatgccgtcatgatgttgtcatggttacttcgAGACGTCTACaaagtagtttcagtgaaaagaaacttgttgcactttggtgttgttttattagaACGTAGCAGACGATATCTTTATGAAGTGACCTGACAGTCTTATCGGTTTTGTTGTGTGATTTATTGGCCATTTAGCAATATTCACGCCAGCCTCCTCTGGGGGAGGGGCTTTGGCGGCAAGTCAGGACAGCAGTGgagagggagggatctgaaaaaTGTACTCGTTCAAATTTAATGCTAAGTCCACTCTCTCCTCCAAGTTAccaactgcacctttaataataataattattaacataATAAAAGTACCTTAACGTGATGTCCCTCCATGTAACGAGTGGCGTCTCTGAACAGACGATACATGATGAAACCCTGAGGATCAATACTGTCGATCAGAGGGTACGCCGTCTGcacacaatgacaaataaacacacacatcaacaaacgtcacaaaacacaaacaaatcacagatatacaaataaaacatcacaaaacacGCATATAAACGAAAACACGTACAGATAAAAACACATCATAACAACACAACATGCagatcaacaaataaaaaagtcaaCACAAATACACTGTATTAACGTGTATGAATCTAggcacagaaatacacaaataaatacacaaaccatTCCTGTCTCTACAGTGAAGATGACGATCTCGTAGTGTGGAGCGAGTTGTTGCAACAGATAATCAATACCTGGTCGTTTCTTAAACCGCCAACCTGTggacaactacacacacacacagacacacaagtcAGACACACATATCAGAGTGAGGAAGAACATGCAATCGCCTACTGatgctgtctgtgtgtgagtgtctcATTAATCTGGAGctggacttcctgtgtgtgtgtgtgtgtgtgtgtgtgtgtgtgtgtgtgtgtgtgcgcgtgccgTACCGACCACTCCGGGTGCAGCAGTACATCAGTGAGCTCCAGTACCAGTGTGTAGGGGGGTTGGTAGTACGGCTCCTTCAGAGGGTCAGGCAGCAGCTTAGGACTGGTGGGCTCAATGAtcatctgacacacacacacaaacacagagagagagtgtgACGCACACACTGAGGTCACAGGTGTCAGTGGGTGGAGCTAACACACTCACCTGTCTGTAGTCTTTGA is a window of Gouania willdenowi chromosome 13, fGouWil2.1, whole genome shotgun sequence DNA encoding:
- the timm50 gene encoding mitochondrial import inner membrane translocase subunit TIM50, producing the protein MSALSVLPVCVRAGRGLLRLRAETMRCLSAGERPTDGLAQAILQQKLQQQSQAQPPPPPPPEEQQDGERSEEKKQKENTAYAKKIVLRLAGLIGVGGAIGVVYIFGTNSVDEQGRTIPDEFDREPVVVQQLKRTYKYFKDYRQMIIEPTSPKLLPDPLKEPYYQPPYTLVLELTDVLLHPEWSLSTGWRFKKRPGIDYLLQQLAPHYEIVIFTVETGMTAYPLIDSIDPQGFIMYRLFRDATRYMEGHHVKDISCLNRDSSKVIVVDCKREAFSLQPFNGMALKKWDGNSDDRTLYDLANFLKAIALSGVGDVRSVLENYALEDDPIDAFKRRQAQLAQQEEERLTALSQQNKQGLSLGSITSRLWRSKQQ